The sequence CTTTTCTCGCCTTTCCTGATTCTTCCTCTCTTTCGCAAAGTTTTTCAATTTCGAGAAAAGTTCCCAGGGGCTGCAAATTTGCAGCCCCTACGGTTGTTATTTCTGCAGTAATACGGTCTTCGAGCTCATAAACTTCAGATTTTTTTGTTTTCCTCAAAAACACGACGTATCCCAAATTTTTGGTCAAAGCAATGAATGCTTCTTTATCTGACACTTCAAATTCGAGCTCTTCATTCTGCTCCATTTTCCCCACGAGTTTTCGTTTTTTTTCCGTAACAAAATATTTTCCATCAACTTCACGAATCCGAAAATCGAATGTTTCAGCATTTGGTTTTGCGAAGTAAATATCATCTTTTACGGATTTTTTGAGGAATTTTCCGTGTTTTTTTAAATATTCTCGAGCAGTCTCGATTTCTTCTTCAGTTTTGAGCCAAGCTTTCATTTCGACTTCAATTCTCATAGGAATAAGGAATTATGAATCAGGAATTAGGAGGGGAATATGGAATTTCGAATCTCGAGATTCGATCTTAAAAATTATTTATGAAACAAGAAGCATTATTTCCCTGCTTCCACAAGAGAGTTTATAAATTCAGAAACAGCGTCAATTCCGTCTTTTTCGAGAATTCTCAGCGTTTCGGAGCCGACGACCGCAACTTCCGCTTTCCCTTTCAAAAACTGAATGTGTTCTGGTTTTGAAATTCCAAATCCAACTGCGAGCGGAAGTGTCGTCACTTTCCGACACTTTTTTAAAAATATTCCGAGTTCTTCGGAAAATGTTGTTTCTGCTCCAGTAACTCCCGTTCTTGCGACTGAGTAGAAAAATCCTTTTCCTTTTTCGGCGATATATTTCATTCGCTCTTCCGAACTTGTCGGACTTAAAATAAGAATTGGCGCGAGATCATATTCTTCACAAGCTTTGAGAAATTCTTCTCCTTCTGATTCGTCTGGCGGAAGATCGGGAATGATGAATCCATCAATTCCAACTTCTTTTGATTTTTGTACAAATTTTTGTACGCCAATTTGGAGAATGATATTCGCATAACTCATAAACAGAAGTGGAATTTCATCATTTTTTTCTCGAATTCTTTTCACGAGATCAAACGCATCTTTCACTTTTGTTCCATTTTTAAGAGCGGTGTCTGAGGCTTTCAGAATTGTCGGACCATCGGCGATAGGATCAGAGAAGGGGATTTGGAGTTCAATAAAATCCACGCTATTTTCGATCATAGCATCAATCAATTCTTCTGTTTTTTTCAGAGTTGGGAAGCCAACAACAACGTGGGTCATAAGACCGACGCGATTTTCACTTTTGATTTGAGCCGATTTTTGTTGAATACGATGCATGAATGATTTTAAATTTTAGGTTTTAGATTTTAGATTACCCTAATTGTGAGATTGAATTCATCTAAAATTTAGAATCTAAAATCTAAAATCACAACTGAAGTTTATCACGTGACAGGAACTTGCGGAATAGTCAGAACAAGAATTATCTGCTACTCTCTTAGCGTTTCTCAATCTGAAAATTCCATGGGAAAAATCCACATTCTGCCGGAATCTCTTCGAAACCAAATTGCTGCTGGCGAAGTCGTAGAAAGACCTGCGAGCATTGTAAAAGAACTTGTGGAAAATGCCATTGATGCTGGAGCAACAGAAATTAACATTGAAATAGATGGAGGAGGAATAGAAAAAATAGGAGTGCGGGATAATGGCGTGGGAATGGACGAAGCTGACGCACTCATGGCGCTCAAACGCTCTGCGACGAGTAAAATTTCCACTTCGGATGATCTTTTCTCGCTCTCTACATTCGGATTTCGTGGTGAAGCGCTCGCCTCAATGACCTCTGTGTCTCATCTCGAGCTCACCACAAAACAAAAAGGTACTCCATACGCTGTTCGAATCCATGGAGAACACTCCGGAGAAATTCAACATATTGGAGCTCCTGATGGAACGGAAATTCTCGTGACAGATCTTTTTGCTGCTGTTCCCGCACGGCGAAAATTTCTCAAATCTGAATCCACTGAGAATTCTCATATTGTGCTTGTGGTAGAAAATTTTGCTCTTGCACATCCTCATATTTCCTTTCGATTGGAAATGGGCAAAAAAGTTTTTCTGGATGCATCTTTGTCTGATTCGAGCCTCTCTCGAGTGCAAAATATTTTCGGAAAGGAATTTGCAGAAAATTTATTTCCTCTTCATTTTTTAGGAGAGACACTGAATATTTCTGGCTTTGTGAGTCACCCGCATGTTCATAGAAAAAATCGAAAGTCACAGCGTATATTTGTGAATGGAAGACCTGTTTCTGATCGGATAATTTTTGCGGCAATTTCGGAAGCATACAAAAGTCTTGTTCCTCATGGAATGCATCCGGATGTGATTCTTTTTCTCAAAATAGCGCCTGATCTTGTGGATGTAAATGTCCATCCACGAAAGAGTGAAGTAAAGTTTTTGAAAGAACGGGAAGTTTTTTCGGCAGTGAAAGGAGCGATAGAGTCTGCATTGAATTCGCGAAAAGAAGAATCTGAATCAAACGAAAGAACAAGTTTTTTTCCTTCTCACTCGCCACTCAGCCAAAGTCAGAATTTTTCAGGAAAGAAAACCTTTTCATCACAGAATTTCCAAAAACCATCTTCTCAAAAAATTCAAGCGGCGATGGCGTTTTCGAAAAGTTTTTTGCAAGAAAAAAGGAGTGACGAAGATCACCACCTGGGAGAACGGAAAATCATTGGACAAATACGAAATTCTTTTGTTCTTCTCGAGGAAGATGAGGGCATTATCATTGTTGATCAACATGCCGCGCATGAAAGAGTGAGGTATGAGAAACTCATGAAAGATCTCCGCGGAAAAACTCCACAATCACAAAAACTCCTCGTTCCACAAATCCTCGAACTTTCTCCTCAAGAAAAATCAGTTTTGGAGGAATATGAGGAAGTTTTTGAAAATCTTGGATTCGAAATTCAGGATTTTTCAGAGAAAGAAGCAGCTC comes from Candidatus Peregrinibacteria bacterium and encodes:
- the mutL gene encoding DNA mismatch repair endonuclease MutL — protein: MGKIHILPESLRNQIAAGEVVERPASIVKELVENAIDAGATEINIEIDGGGIEKIGVRDNGVGMDEADALMALKRSATSKISTSDDLFSLSTFGFRGEALASMTSVSHLELTTKQKGTPYAVRIHGEHSGEIQHIGAPDGTEILVTDLFAAVPARRKFLKSESTENSHIVLVVENFALAHPHISFRLEMGKKVFLDASLSDSSLSRVQNIFGKEFAENLFPLHFLGETLNISGFVSHPHVHRKNRKSQRIFVNGRPVSDRIIFAAISEAYKSLVPHGMHPDVILFLKIAPDLVDVNVHPRKSEVKFLKEREVFSAVKGAIESALNSRKEESESNERTSFFPSHSPLSQSQNFSGKKTFSSQNFQKPSSQKIQAAMAFSKSFLQEKRSDEDHHLGERKIIGQIRNSFVLLEEDEGIIIVDQHAAHERVRYEKLMKDLRGKTPQSQKLLVPQILELSPQEKSVLEEYEEVFENLGFEIQDFSEKEAALFSVPVGTEKVDFRENLKNLLHDLEGYEPEMGKAVTSPAQRIATFAACRGAVKFGDPLTLPEMEKLIQSLDDCEAFYSCAHGRPIAMKIPFAEIERECGR
- the cyaB gene encoding class IV adenylate cyclase, which translates into the protein MRIEVEMKAWLKTEEEIETAREYLKKHGKFLKKSVKDDIYFAKPNAETFDFRIREVDGKYFVTEKKRKLVGKMEQNEELEFEVSDKEAFIALTKNLGYVVFLRKTKKSEVYELEDRITAEITTVGAANLQPLGTFLEIEKLCEREEESGKARKEIQKIFQELDLEKNIETRQYAVMLKP
- a CDS encoding tryptophan synthase subunit alpha, encoding MHRIQQKSAQIKSENRVGLMTHVVVGFPTLKKTEELIDAMIENSVDFIELQIPFSDPIADGPTILKASDTALKNGTKVKDAFDLVKRIREKNDEIPLLFMSYANIILQIGVQKFVQKSKEVGIDGFIIPDLPPDESEGEEFLKACEEYDLAPILILSPTSSEERMKYIAEKGKGFFYSVARTGVTGAETTFSEELGIFLKKCRKVTTLPLAVGFGISKPEHIQFLKGKAEVAVVGSETLRILEKDGIDAVSEFINSLVEAGK